In Serratia marcescens subsp. marcescens ATCC 13880, a single genomic region encodes these proteins:
- the oppF gene encoding murein tripeptide/oligopeptide ABC transporter ATP binding protein OppF: MTAVTDKKVLLEVADLKVHFDIHDDKQWFWQPPKTLKAVDGVTLRLFEGETLGVVGESGCGKSTFARAIIGLVKATSGRVAWLGKDLLGMNDADWRKTRSDIQMIFQDPLASLNPRMTIGEIIAEPLRTYYPKMPRQEVKDKVKAMMLKVGLLPNLINRYPHEFSGGQCQRIGIARALILEPKLVICDEPVSALDVSIQAQVVNLLQQLQREMGLSLIFIAHDLAVVKHISDRVLVMYLGHAVELGTYDEVYHNPQHPYTKALMSAVPIPDPDKEKEKQIQLLEGELPSPINPPSGCVFRTRCPIAGPECAKTRPLLEGSFRHAVSCLKVDPL, translated from the coding sequence ATGACAGCGGTAACCGACAAGAAAGTGCTGCTCGAAGTGGCCGATCTGAAAGTGCACTTCGACATTCATGACGACAAGCAGTGGTTCTGGCAGCCGCCGAAAACCCTGAAGGCGGTCGATGGCGTTACGCTGCGGCTGTTCGAGGGGGAAACCCTGGGCGTGGTCGGCGAATCCGGCTGCGGCAAATCCACCTTCGCGCGCGCCATCATCGGCCTGGTGAAGGCCACCAGCGGGCGCGTCGCCTGGCTGGGTAAAGATCTGCTGGGCATGAACGACGCCGACTGGCGCAAAACCCGCAGCGATATCCAGATGATCTTCCAGGATCCGCTGGCCTCGCTCAACCCGCGCATGACCATCGGCGAAATCATCGCCGAGCCGCTGCGCACCTACTACCCGAAAATGCCGCGTCAGGAAGTGAAGGACAAGGTCAAGGCGATGATGCTGAAGGTCGGCCTGCTGCCTAACCTGATCAACCGTTATCCGCACGAGTTCTCCGGCGGCCAATGCCAGCGAATCGGCATCGCGCGCGCGCTGATCCTCGAACCGAAGCTGGTGATCTGCGACGAGCCGGTTTCCGCGTTGGACGTGTCGATTCAGGCGCAGGTGGTAAACCTGTTGCAGCAGCTGCAGCGCGAAATGGGGCTGTCATTGATCTTTATCGCCCACGATTTGGCGGTGGTGAAGCACATTTCCGATCGCGTGCTGGTGATGTACCTGGGCCATGCGGTAGAGCTGGGCACCTATGACGAGGTGTACCACAATCCGCAGCACCCATACACCAAGGCGCTGATGTCGGCGGTGCCGATCCCGGATCCGGACAAGGAGAAGGAAAAGCAGATCCAGCTGTTGGAAGGGGAGCTGCCTTCGCCGATCAATCCGCCGTCCGGCTGCGTGTTCCGCACTCGCTGCCCGATCGCCGGGCCGGAGTGCGCCAAGACGCGTCCGCTGCTGGAGGGCAGTTTCCGCCATGCGGTTTCGTGCCTGAAGGTCGATCCGCTGTAA
- a CDS encoding substrate-binding domain-containing protein, whose translation MNKTKIALFASAMMLGSLSAAQAAPVKIAVLMYGNKAEFVQLMERFGKEHPAVKSGEAVLTFYDGRYDASVQNDQAATAIQTRADAIIVNPMDFEANIDIVTNANEAKIPVVVTNARLNTDAMTSEVVSNDELGGYLEAKAVLDKLDCKNRKVNVVIIEGPKGGSGEIQRGKGNDKAIAECGAGQVTVLERKTANWSRAEAQPLMENWLQKHRGKINGVIGQNDEMALGAIEAIKGAGLNVKDFAIAGVDGVSDAIHAVQAGEMVSILQDAKGQMQGSIDVALRAVKGESYQPQSDIWKQYAKDLKWEGGTQKHYYIPWTVVTAENAQSLLDARK comes from the coding sequence ATGAATAAGACCAAGATAGCGTTGTTTGCCTCTGCCATGATGCTCGGTAGCCTGTCGGCGGCTCAGGCCGCCCCGGTAAAAATCGCGGTATTGATGTACGGCAACAAAGCCGAGTTCGTGCAATTGATGGAAAGGTTCGGCAAGGAACACCCGGCGGTGAAAAGCGGCGAAGCCGTACTGACTTTCTACGATGGGCGTTATGATGCATCGGTGCAAAACGATCAGGCCGCCACCGCTATCCAGACGCGCGCCGATGCCATTATCGTCAACCCGATGGATTTTGAGGCCAATATCGATATCGTCACCAATGCCAACGAAGCCAAAATCCCGGTGGTGGTCACCAACGCGCGCCTGAACACGGACGCGATGACGTCTGAAGTGGTGTCTAATGACGAGTTGGGCGGGTATCTGGAAGCCAAAGCCGTCCTGGACAAACTCGACTGCAAGAACCGGAAGGTGAACGTGGTGATTATCGAAGGCCCGAAAGGCGGCAGCGGCGAGATCCAGCGCGGCAAAGGCAATGATAAAGCGATTGCCGAGTGCGGCGCCGGCCAGGTCACGGTACTTGAGCGCAAAACGGCCAACTGGTCACGCGCGGAAGCGCAGCCGCTGATGGAAAACTGGCTGCAGAAACACCGGGGTAAAATCAACGGCGTGATTGGCCAGAACGACGAGATGGCGCTGGGCGCTATCGAAGCGATCAAAGGCGCCGGCCTGAATGTGAAGGACTTCGCGATTGCCGGCGTTGACGGCGTCTCTGACGCGATTCATGCGGTGCAGGCCGGTGAAATGGTCTCTATTCTGCAAGATGCCAAAGGCCAGATGCAGGGTTCCATCGACGTCGCGCTGCGCGCCGTGAAAGGTGAAAGCTATCAACCGCAGTCGGACATCTGGAAGCAGTACGCCAAGGATCTGAAATGGGAGGGCGGCACGCAGAAGCATTACTACATTCCGTGGACCGTCGTTACCGCAGAGAACGCCCAATCGCTGTTGGACGCCCGTAAATAA
- a CDS encoding YciY family protein: protein MRRSRNEVGRWRMLRQSQRRRHRWLERQSCSNRHIIRVRRRLDDQHRRALLFAVSCEW, encoded by the coding sequence ATGAGACGCAGTAGAAATGAAGTGGGCCGCTGGCGCATGTTGCGGCAGAGCCAACGTCGGCGGCATCGCTGGCTGGAACGCCAGTCGTGCAGCAATCGCCATATTATCCGGGTGCGGCGGCGCCTGGACGATCAGCATCGGCGCGCGCTGCTGTTTGCGGTATCCTGCGAGTGGTAA
- a CDS encoding sugar ABC transporter ATP-binding protein: MTRDPQTQAPAYLLEVSGVRKAFGPVVALKNAEFCLRRGSIHALCGGNGAGKSTFLSILMGFIQPDGGDIFINGQRCEFHHPREALNAGIAIVQQELSAIPDLTVAENIWLGREPRRLGFVDFATLNQRTTSLLKELDFKIDAREKMRNLSVAEQQLVEIAKALSHANADIIIMDEPTSAIGEEDAQKIFQTLQQLAAKGKGIIYVSHRLSEIFQIADSYTIFRDGAYIHEGYIADITREQLIEHIIGGEYDSEFAKFNQPGEEVLLEVNGLCWRSKIKDISLQLKHGEILGIYGLVGSGRSEFLDLIFGIQHADSGTIRLGDKTLNRHSPREAIDSGIAYVTEDRKETGLVLCRSVSENINIASFAGISRMGFVSEKREQARTRDMIQRFNVKTHDGEQPVGNLSGGNQQKVVLGRWALLDPEVLLLDEPTRGIDVGAKKEIYRFMSEFALQNKGIIMVSSELSEIIGMSDRILVFRDGQLAGELSAADASQAALMKLAV, translated from the coding sequence GTGACGCGAGATCCCCAGACGCAAGCGCCCGCCTACCTGCTGGAGGTCAGCGGCGTCAGGAAAGCTTTTGGCCCGGTCGTGGCCCTCAAGAATGCGGAGTTTTGCCTGCGGCGTGGCTCCATCCATGCCCTGTGCGGCGGCAACGGCGCGGGTAAATCCACCTTTCTCAGCATTCTGATGGGCTTTATTCAACCCGATGGCGGCGACATTTTTATCAATGGCCAACGCTGTGAATTTCATCATCCCCGGGAAGCCCTCAACGCCGGCATCGCCATCGTGCAGCAGGAGCTGAGCGCGATCCCGGATCTGACGGTGGCCGAAAACATTTGGCTGGGCCGCGAGCCGAGACGCCTGGGGTTCGTCGACTTCGCGACGCTCAACCAGCGCACCACCAGCCTGCTCAAAGAACTCGATTTCAAGATCGACGCCCGAGAAAAAATGCGCAACCTGAGCGTCGCCGAGCAGCAACTGGTCGAGATCGCCAAAGCGCTGTCGCATGCCAATGCCGACATCATCATCATGGATGAACCCACCTCGGCGATTGGCGAGGAGGATGCGCAAAAAATCTTTCAGACGCTTCAGCAACTGGCGGCGAAAGGTAAAGGCATTATTTACGTCTCTCACCGTTTGTCAGAGATATTCCAAATCGCGGACAGCTACACCATTTTCCGCGACGGCGCCTATATCCATGAAGGCTATATCGCTGACATTACCCGTGAGCAGCTGATCGAACACATTATCGGCGGCGAGTACGACAGCGAGTTCGCCAAATTCAACCAGCCCGGCGAAGAGGTCTTGCTGGAGGTCAACGGCCTGTGTTGGCGCAGCAAGATAAAGGATATCAGCCTGCAACTGAAGCACGGTGAGATCCTGGGCATCTACGGCCTGGTGGGATCGGGCCGCAGCGAGTTTCTCGATCTTATCTTCGGCATTCAGCATGCAGACAGCGGCACGATCCGCTTGGGCGACAAGACGCTTAACCGCCATTCCCCGCGAGAGGCCATCGACAGCGGCATTGCCTACGTGACGGAAGATCGCAAGGAAACCGGCCTGGTGCTGTGCCGTTCCGTCAGTGAAAACATCAATATCGCCTCTTTTGCCGGCATCAGCCGAATGGGGTTCGTCAGCGAAAAACGGGAGCAAGCGCGAACCCGCGACATGATCCAGCGCTTCAACGTTAAAACCCACGATGGCGAACAGCCCGTGGGCAACCTGAGCGGCGGCAATCAGCAAAAAGTGGTGCTGGGCCGCTGGGCGCTGCTGGATCCGGAGGTGTTGTTGCTCGACGAGCCGACGCGCGGCATCGACGTCGGCGCCAAGAAAGAGATCTACCGATTTATGTCGGAGTTCGCCTTGCAAAACAAGGGGATCATCATGGTTTCCTCCGAGCTTTCGGAAATTATCGGCATGAGCGATCGCATATTGGTATTTCGTGACGGGCAGTTGGCCGGCGAGCTTTCGGCGGCCGATGCGAGCCAGGCAGCACTGATGAAACTTGCGGTTTAA
- the cls gene encoding cardiolipin synthase, translated as MTTFYTVISWLMVFGYWLLIAGVTMRILMKRRAVPSAMAWLLVIYILPLFGIVAYLSFGELHLGKRRAERAKAMWPSTARWLKELKESRRIFATEYSEVAEPLFQLCNRRQGIDGVKGNQLQLLTTTDDTLKALIRDIELARHNIEMVFYIWQPGGLVDQVAESLMAAARRGVHCRLMLDSAGSLPFFRSPYPAMMRNAGIEVVEALKVNLLRVFLRRMDLRQHRKVVLIDNYIAYTGSMNMVDPRYFKQDAGVGQWIDLMARMEGPVATTMGIVYACDWEIETGKRILPPPPDVNIMPFEQESGHTIQVIASGPGFPEEMIHQALLTAVYSAREQLIMTTPYFVPSDDLLHAICTAALRGVEVSIIVPRDNDSMMVRWASRAFFSELLEAGVKIYQFEGGLLHTKSVLVDGQLSLVGTVNLDMRSLWLNFEITLVIDDDGFGSDLACVQEDYIARSKLLNAKEWLKRPFWHRLVERLFYFFSPLL; from the coding sequence ATGACAACATTTTATACCGTAATCAGTTGGCTCATGGTGTTCGGCTACTGGCTGCTGATCGCCGGCGTGACGATGCGCATTTTGATGAAACGCCGTGCGGTTCCCTCTGCCATGGCCTGGCTGCTGGTTATCTATATTCTGCCGCTGTTCGGCATCGTCGCCTATTTATCGTTCGGCGAACTGCACCTGGGCAAGCGCCGGGCCGAGCGCGCCAAGGCCATGTGGCCGTCGACCGCGCGCTGGCTGAAGGAATTGAAAGAGAGCCGCCGCATCTTCGCCACCGAATACAGCGAAGTCGCCGAACCGCTGTTCCAGCTGTGCAACCGCCGCCAGGGCATCGACGGCGTCAAGGGCAACCAGCTGCAGCTGCTCACCACTACCGACGACACGTTGAAAGCGCTGATCCGCGACATCGAGCTGGCGCGCCACAACATCGAAATGGTGTTCTATATCTGGCAGCCCGGCGGCCTGGTCGATCAGGTGGCCGAATCGCTGATGGCCGCCGCGCGGCGCGGCGTGCACTGCCGCCTGATGCTGGACTCCGCCGGCAGCCTGCCATTTTTCCGCAGCCCCTACCCGGCGATGATGCGCAACGCAGGCATCGAAGTAGTCGAAGCGCTGAAGGTTAACCTGCTGCGCGTATTCCTGCGCCGTATGGATCTGCGCCAGCACCGCAAGGTGGTGCTGATCGACAACTACATCGCCTATACCGGCAGCATGAACATGGTCGATCCGCGCTACTTCAAGCAGGATGCAGGCGTCGGCCAATGGATCGATCTGATGGCGCGCATGGAAGGCCCGGTGGCTACTACGATGGGCATCGTCTATGCCTGCGACTGGGAGATTGAAACCGGCAAGCGCATTCTGCCGCCGCCGCCGGACGTCAACATCATGCCGTTCGAGCAGGAAAGCGGCCACACCATTCAAGTGATCGCCTCCGGCCCCGGTTTCCCCGAAGAAATGATCCACCAGGCGCTGCTGACCGCCGTTTATTCCGCGCGCGAGCAGCTGATCATGACCACGCCGTACTTCGTGCCGAGCGACGATCTGCTGCACGCCATCTGCACCGCCGCTCTGCGCGGCGTTGAGGTCAGCATCATCGTGCCGCGCGACAACGATTCGATGATGGTGCGCTGGGCCAGCCGCGCGTTTTTCTCCGAGCTGCTGGAAGCCGGGGTGAAAATCTATCAGTTCGAAGGCGGTCTGCTGCATACCAAGAGCGTGCTGGTCGACGGCCAGCTCAGCCTGGTCGGCACCGTCAATCTGGATATGCGCAGCCTGTGGCTGAATTTCGAGATCACCCTGGTGATCGACGACGACGGCTTCGGCAGCGATCTGGCGTGCGTGCAGGAAGACTATATCGCCCGTTCCAAACTGTTAAACGCCAAAGAGTGGCTGAAGCGGCCGTTCTGGCATCGCCTGGTCGAACGCCTGTTCTACTTTTTCAGCCCGTTGCTGTAA
- a CDS encoding ABC transporter ATP-binding protein — MSTIEHPQLQTAVGVKASPLLDVKDLRVTFSTPDGDVTAVNDLNFDLRAGETLGIVGESGSGKSQTAFALMGLLASNGRIGGSAKFNGREILNLPENQLNKLRAEEISMIFQDPMTSLNPYMRVGEQLMEVLMLHKKMSKSEAFEESVRMLDAVKMPEARKRMRMYPHEFSGGMRQRVMIAMALLCRPKLLIADEPTTALDVTVQAQIMTLLNELKREFNTAIIMITHDLGVVAGICNKVLVMYAGRTMEYGSAREVFYQPSHPYSIGLLNAVPRLDAEGEALLTIPGNPPNLLRLPKGCPFQPRCPYAMEQCASAPPLEQFGEGRLRACFKPVEALV, encoded by the coding sequence ATGAGCACCATTGAACATCCACAACTGCAAACCGCCGTCGGCGTTAAAGCGTCGCCACTGCTGGACGTGAAAGATCTGCGCGTCACGTTCTCCACCCCGGACGGCGACGTGACGGCGGTGAACGATCTGAACTTCGATCTGCGCGCCGGTGAAACGCTGGGCATCGTCGGCGAATCCGGCTCCGGCAAATCGCAGACCGCATTCGCCCTGATGGGGTTGCTGGCCAGCAATGGCCGCATCGGCGGTTCGGCCAAATTCAACGGCCGCGAAATCCTCAACCTGCCGGAAAACCAGCTCAACAAGCTGCGGGCCGAAGAGATCTCGATGATCTTCCAGGACCCGATGACCTCGCTCAACCCGTATATGCGCGTTGGCGAACAGCTGATGGAAGTGCTGATGCTGCATAAGAAAATGAGCAAAAGCGAAGCCTTTGAAGAGTCGGTACGCATGCTTGACGCGGTGAAAATGCCGGAAGCGCGCAAGCGCATGCGCATGTATCCGCACGAGTTTTCCGGCGGTATGCGCCAGCGCGTGATGATCGCCATGGCGCTGCTGTGCCGGCCGAAGCTGCTGATCGCCGACGAGCCGACTACTGCGCTGGACGTGACCGTTCAGGCGCAGATCATGACGCTGCTCAACGAGCTCAAGCGTGAGTTCAACACCGCCATCATCATGATCACCCACGATCTGGGCGTGGTGGCCGGCATCTGCAACAAGGTGCTGGTGATGTACGCCGGCCGCACCATGGAATACGGCAGCGCGCGCGAGGTGTTCTACCAGCCGAGCCACCCGTACTCCATCGGTCTGTTGAACGCGGTGCCGCGCCTCGACGCCGAAGGCGAAGCATTGCTGACCATTCCCGGCAACCCGCCGAACCTGCTGCGGCTGCCGAAAGGCTGCCCGTTCCAGCCGCGCTGCCCGTACGCCATGGAACAGTGCGCGAGCGCTCCGCCATTGGAGCAATTTGGGGAAGGGCGCCTGCGCGCCTGCTTTAAACCGGTGGAGGCGTTGGTATGA
- a CDS encoding TetR/AcrR family transcriptional regulator: MGRQRSIDRDKVLDTAEEIVATQGAAGLTIDAVAKAMGISKGGVQYCFGSKDALIDAMFDRWGSAYETLFAAIAGDDPSPQTGVRAHMLATQSSDQTASAKAAGLMATLIQTPEHLASTREWYRSRIAGLDLTTEGGKRARLAFLATEGAFMLRYFGLMDIDQAEWETMFTDMQALILTEGAYRTDS; the protein is encoded by the coding sequence ATGGGACGTCAACGCAGCATCGATCGCGACAAGGTTTTGGACACCGCCGAAGAGATCGTCGCCACCCAGGGCGCCGCCGGCTTGACCATCGACGCCGTCGCCAAAGCGATGGGGATCTCCAAGGGCGGGGTGCAGTACTGTTTCGGCAGCAAAGACGCCCTGATTGACGCCATGTTCGATCGCTGGGGCAGTGCCTACGAGACGCTGTTCGCCGCTATCGCCGGTGACGATCCTTCGCCGCAGACCGGCGTGCGCGCGCATATGCTGGCGACGCAAAGCTCGGATCAGACCGCCAGCGCCAAGGCTGCCGGGCTGATGGCGACGCTGATTCAAACGCCGGAGCATCTGGCGAGCACGCGCGAATGGTATCGCAGCCGCATCGCCGGTTTGGATTTGACGACGGAAGGAGGCAAGCGCGCGCGCCTGGCGTTTCTCGCCACCGAAGGCGCCTTTATGCTGCGTTACTTTGGTTTGATGGATATCGATCAGGCGGAATGGGAAACGATGTTCACCGATATGCAGGCGTTGATTTTAACTGAGGGTGCCTATCGCACTGATAGCTAG
- a CDS encoding Dps family protein, with protein MATAKKAAKTHIGLDSKQSAKLAEALNALLANYQVLYMNVRGYHWNITGPQFFELHAKFEETYNDLLTKVDELAERILTLGSQPRHAFSDYLKTADIKEHTNVTDDKGTLRGLLEGYSILLQQQRELLTVAADAGDEGTASLMSDYIKEQEKQVWMLNAYLGK; from the coding sequence ATGGCAACGGCAAAGAAAGCAGCGAAAACCCATATCGGCCTTGACAGTAAACAATCAGCAAAACTCGCCGAAGCGTTGAATGCGCTGTTGGCAAACTATCAGGTGCTGTATATGAACGTGCGCGGCTATCATTGGAACATTACCGGCCCGCAGTTCTTTGAACTGCACGCGAAATTCGAAGAGACATATAACGATCTGCTGACCAAGGTGGATGAGCTGGCGGAACGTATTCTGACGTTGGGCTCGCAGCCGCGTCACGCTTTCAGCGATTATCTGAAAACCGCCGACATCAAGGAACACACCAACGTGACCGATGATAAGGGTACGCTGCGCGGCCTGTTGGAAGGGTATTCAATCTTGCTGCAACAGCAGCGTGAGCTGCTGACGGTGGCGGCAGACGCCGGCGACGAAGGCACCGCGTCGTTGATGAGCGATTACATCAAAGAGCAGGAAAAACAGGTCTGGATGCTCAACGCCTATTTGGGCAAATAA
- the smfY gene encoding multidrug efflux MFS transporter SmfY, whose translation MYAKNRWLILTMVASALFLIVIDMTVLYTALPRLTQALDASASQKLWIVNAYPLVVAGLLPGAGMLSDRIGHKRLFLAGLPVFAVASLCAAFSPTAEWLIAARVFLAVGAAMMMPATLSIVRHVFTDERERALAIGIWASVASGGAAIGPVVGGLLLEYFWWGSVFLINVPVVLLVWPLAWKLIPRCGGDNPRPADIIGSVQIMIGLVGAIYALKELSKPAPDVSALLAAALIGILFLALFVRRQQRSAYPMIDFSLFRNRLFAGGIGVALLSMVALIGVELVLSQRLQLVLGLSPLQAALFILPIPLASALAGPMAGLLLPRYGERSIILGGFALTAFGIAGLALFYQSGIAPQLASLALVGFGLGGVITAASTAIMLNAPEEKSGMAASIEDVSYELGGVLGVTLLGGLMTAVYSHSLALPAALPVSDLAYDSIDEALRLAAGMAADRAQQLTQLARLAFDRAFISVLIAAALLMALGAGVVKLALRK comes from the coding sequence ATGTACGCCAAGAACCGCTGGTTAATCCTGACAATGGTCGCCAGCGCCCTGTTCCTGATCGTCATCGATATGACGGTGTTATATACCGCCCTGCCGCGTTTAACCCAGGCGCTGGATGCCAGCGCCTCGCAAAAACTCTGGATCGTCAACGCCTACCCATTGGTGGTGGCCGGTCTGTTGCCTGGCGCCGGCATGCTGAGCGATCGCATCGGCCATAAACGGCTGTTTCTCGCCGGGCTGCCGGTGTTTGCCGTCGCGTCGCTGTGCGCCGCTTTCTCGCCTACCGCCGAGTGGCTGATCGCCGCGCGGGTATTCCTCGCCGTTGGCGCGGCAATGATGATGCCCGCCACGCTGTCCATCGTACGCCACGTCTTTACCGACGAACGCGAACGCGCGCTGGCGATCGGCATCTGGGCGTCGGTGGCCTCCGGCGGCGCGGCCATCGGCCCGGTGGTCGGCGGCCTGCTGTTGGAGTATTTCTGGTGGGGCTCGGTGTTCCTGATCAATGTGCCGGTGGTGTTGCTGGTCTGGCCGCTGGCATGGAAACTGATCCCGCGCTGCGGCGGCGATAACCCGCGCCCCGCCGATATCATCGGCTCGGTGCAGATCATGATAGGCCTGGTCGGCGCTATCTATGCGCTGAAGGAATTGAGCAAGCCGGCGCCTGACGTCAGCGCCTTGCTCGCAGCGGCCCTGATCGGCATCCTGTTCCTGGCGCTGTTCGTGCGTCGTCAGCAGCGCAGCGCCTACCCGATGATCGATTTCTCCCTGTTCCGCAACCGGTTGTTCGCCGGCGGCATCGGCGTGGCATTGCTGTCGATGGTGGCGCTGATCGGCGTCGAGCTGGTGCTCAGCCAACGCTTGCAACTGGTGCTCGGCCTCAGTCCGCTGCAGGCAGCGCTGTTCATCTTGCCGATCCCGCTGGCCTCGGCGCTGGCGGGGCCAATGGCCGGTTTGCTGCTGCCGCGCTACGGTGAGCGCAGCATCATTCTCGGCGGTTTCGCCCTGACCGCCTTCGGCATCGCCGGCCTCGCCCTGTTCTATCAGAGCGGCATAGCGCCGCAGCTGGCGAGCCTGGCGTTGGTGGGCTTCGGCCTCGGCGGCGTGATCACCGCCGCTTCCACCGCCATCATGTTGAACGCGCCGGAGGAGAAATCCGGCATGGCGGCATCTATCGAAGACGTCTCCTACGAGCTGGGCGGCGTGCTGGGCGTGACGTTGCTCGGCGGGCTGATGACGGCGGTCTACAGTCACAGCCTGGCGCTGCCGGCGGCGCTGCCGGTCAGCGATTTAGCCTACGACAGCATCGACGAAGCGTTGCGCCTGGCGGCAGGAATGGCGGCCGATCGCGCGCAGCAGTTGACGCAGCTGGCGCGTCTGGCCTTTGATCGCGCCTTTATTTCGGTACTGATCGCCGCCGCGCTGTTAATGGCGCTGGGCGCAGGTGTGGTAAAACTGGCGCTGCGCAAGTAA
- a CDS encoding HI1450 family dsDNA-mimic protein has translation MDLNNRLTEDETLEQAYDIFLELAGDNLDPADILLFNLQFEERGGAELYDPSEDWSEHVDYDLNPDFFAEVVIGLADSDGEPINDVFARVLICREKDHKLCHILWKE, from the coding sequence ATGGATTTGAATAACCGCCTTACCGAAGACGAAACGCTGGAACAGGCCTACGACATTTTCCTCGAATTGGCCGGCGACAATCTGGATCCGGCGGATATTCTGCTGTTCAATCTGCAGTTTGAAGAGCGCGGCGGCGCAGAACTGTACGACCCCTCCGAAGACTGGAGCGAGCACGTGGATTACGACCTGAACCCGGACTTCTTCGCCGAAGTGGTGATCGGTCTGGCGGACAGCGACGGCGAGCCGATCAACGACGTGTTCGCCCGCGTGCTGATCTGCCGCGAGAAAGACCACAAGCTGTGCCACATTCTGTGGAAAGAGTGA
- a CDS encoding ABC transporter permease translates to MHKYGIIIAFFALCLIVALIGEYQVAQGAWSSNYFLSNENTLIVLRQVSINGILAIGMTFVIITAGVDLSVGSVLALSGIVAARFATNNSGLAIGDTATAVMAPLIVALGIGIVCGLVNGTVLARYRLQPFIVTMGMLSAARGLTMLTTNGNPVSQLNSDFRWLGNGYVGGVPVPVIIFIVLFALAWLVLNKTLFGRYIYAVGGNPKSARTSGINVTRIKILVYTLCGALAGIAGLILTARTGSAQTNAGAGYELDAIAAVVIGGTSMAGGVGTLVGTFFGVLIIGVMNNGLDLLGVQSYYQQIIKGALIVLAVLLDPSRKQQRD, encoded by the coding sequence ATGCACAAATACGGCATTATCATCGCCTTTTTCGCGCTGTGCCTGATCGTGGCGCTGATTGGCGAATATCAGGTCGCCCAGGGGGCCTGGAGCAGCAATTATTTTCTCAGCAATGAAAACACCCTGATCGTCCTGCGCCAGGTCTCGATCAACGGTATTCTGGCGATCGGCATGACCTTCGTCATCATTACGGCCGGCGTCGATCTCTCCGTGGGCTCGGTGCTGGCGTTAAGCGGGATCGTCGCAGCCCGTTTCGCCACCAACAACAGCGGATTGGCTATCGGCGACACCGCGACCGCCGTCATGGCGCCGCTGATCGTGGCGCTGGGCATCGGCATCGTCTGCGGCCTGGTGAACGGCACCGTGTTGGCTCGTTACCGGTTGCAGCCGTTTATCGTCACCATGGGCATGCTCTCCGCGGCGCGCGGGTTAACCATGTTGACCACCAACGGCAATCCGGTATCGCAATTGAACAGCGATTTCCGCTGGTTAGGCAATGGCTATGTCGGCGGCGTTCCGGTGCCCGTCATCATCTTCATCGTGCTGTTCGCCCTCGCCTGGCTGGTGCTGAATAAAACCCTCTTCGGGCGTTACATCTACGCCGTCGGCGGCAACCCGAAAAGCGCGCGTACCTCGGGGATTAACGTCACCCGCATCAAAATACTGGTGTATACGCTGTGCGGCGCGCTGGCCGGCATCGCCGGCCTGATCCTTACGGCGCGCACCGGTTCGGCGCAGACCAACGCTGGCGCAGGGTATGAGCTGGACGCCATCGCGGCGGTGGTGATCGGCGGCACCAGCATGGCCGGCGGCGTCGGTACGCTGGTCGGCACTTTCTTCGGCGTGCTGATTATCGGGGTGATGAATAACGGCCTCGATCTGCTCGGCGTGCAATCGTATTACCAACAAATTATCAAAGGCGCATTGATCGTTCTTGCCGTATTGCTCGACCCATCGCGTAAGCAACAGCGCGATTAA